A portion of the Macaca mulatta isolate MMU2019108-1 chromosome 2, T2T-MMU8v2.0, whole genome shotgun sequence genome contains these proteins:
- the LOC100426071 gene encoding LOW QUALITY PROTEIN: protein FAM151A-like (The sequence of the model RefSeq protein was modified relative to this genomic sequence to represent the inferred CDS: inserted 2 bases in 2 codons; substituted 1 base at 1 genomic stop codon): MSPWETWPGVVMACREQLSKNRVRWGLAGITCVSVVVMAAVVLAITLRRPGCELEACSPEADMLDYLLGLGQTSRRGALEVTWYHAANSKEATTAAPNGNITVLEADVNVEGLGTADETGVPIMAHPLAIRSFNTLEQWLDGMPGSSQKGIKLDFKNIKAVGPSLDLLWQLTEGGKVWRPTRINTDILKGSDMPISTEVSATEFLALIQEKYPQATLSPGWTTIYVPMFPNRMYTRAMVEKMHELVGVVPQRVTFPVLSSTVPATWPHSSWLLSQSERYSLMLWQVASDPMSAEDLLYLXDNTAIHQVYYDIFEPFLLQFKQLASTCKRNTGGSLIPLLQWFGGDGLDAAXRGTATVTLPDTEGTILRNTGXEGTVAENPVATVCAPSGSILRLESCLQQLATHPGHWGVHLQIVEPAALRPSLALLACLFSFGLLHQPVWMGAKISHRSFSVPGHMAGRELLRAVAEVFPCETVAPGWPEEALGSGYKEQLFTDMLELCQGLWQPVPFQMQARPPGHSTAGAVARLLASSPWATVTVERSPARGDYASERTVLLGARAVDRTRIYYRLPQRYHKDLLADVGKNGAPRGGGQWTQGGGCPRGGKKK; the protein is encoded by the exons ATGTCTCCCTGGGAGACATGGCCAGGCGTCGTCATGGCCTGCAGGGAGCAGTTGTCGAAGAATCGGGTCAGGTGGGGGTTGGCTGGCATTACCTGTGTTTCTGTGGTGGTCATGGCTGCGGTAGTCCTTGCCATCACCCTGCGGCGGCCAGGCTGTGAGCTGGAGGCCTGCAGCCCCGAGGCCGACATGCTGGATTACCTGCTGGGCCTGGGTCAGACCAGCCGCCGAGGTGCCCTGGAGGTCACCTGGTACCACGCAGCCAACAGCAAGGAAGCCACGACAGCTGCCCCAAACGGCAACATCACCGTCCTGGAGGCTGACGTCAATGTCGAAGGGCTCGGCACAGCCGATGAGACAGGAGTTCCCATCATGGCACACCCCCTGGCTATCCGTAGCTTCAACACACTGGAGCAGTGGCTGGACGGTATGCCAGGCTCTTCCCAGAAGGGCATCAAACTGGACTTCAAGAACATCAAGGCGGTGGGCCCCTCCCTGGACCTCCTGTGGCAGCTGACAGAAGGGGGCAAAGTCTGGCGGCCCACACGGATCAACACTGACATCTTAAAGGGCTCTGACATGCCCATCTCAACTGAGGTCAGTGCCACAGAGTTCCTAGCCCTCATCCAGGAGAAGTATCCCCAGGCCACCCTGTCTCCAGGCTGGACCACCATCTACGTGCCCATGTTCCCAAACAGGATGTACACCCGAGCGATGGTGGAGAAGATGCACGAGCTGGTAGGAGTGGTGCCCCAGAGAGTCACCTTCCCTGTGCTGTCTTCCACGGTGCCAGCCACCTGGCCCCACTCCAGCTGGCTGCTGAGCCAGTCTGAGAGGTACAGCCTGATGCTGTGGCAGGTCGCCTCGGACCCCATGTCGGCAGAGGATCTGCTCTACCTCTAGGACAACACTGCCATCCATCAAGTCTACTATGACATCTTTGAGCCTTTCCTGTTGCAGTTCAAGCAGCTGGCCTCTACTTG CAAACGTAACACGGGAGGCAGCCTGATCCCTCTTCTCCAGTGGTTCGGGGGTGATGGTCTTGATGCTG CCAGGGGTACAGCAACAGTCACCCTCCCAGACACAGAAGGCACGATCCTGCGGAACACTG TCGAGGGAACTGTGGCTGAGAACCCCGTGGCCACTGTTTGTGCTCCAAGTGGCAGCATCCTGAGGTTGGAGTCCTGCCTGCAGCAGCTGGCCACACATCCCGGACACTGGGGCGTCCATTTGCAAATAGTGGAGCCTGCAGCCCTGCGGCCGTCCCTGGCCTTGCTGGCATGCCTCTTCAGCTTTGGCCTCTTGCATCAGCCTGTGTGGATGGGGGCCAAAATCTCCCACAGGAGTTTTTCAGTCCCTGGTCACATGGCTGGCAGAGAACTGCTTAGAGCTGTGGCTGAGGTCTTCCCCTGTGAGACTGTGGCACCAGGCTGGCCTGAGGAGGCGCTGGGCAGTGGCTACAAGGAACAGCTGTTCACAGATATGCTAGAGCTGTGCCAGGGGCTCTGGCAACCTGTGCCCTTCCAGATGCAGGCCAGGCCACCGGGCCACAGCACGGCTGGAGCTGTAGCCAGGCTGCTGGCATCCTCCCCCTGGGCCACTGTCACAGTGGAGCGCAGCCCAGCTAGGGGCGACTATGCCTCTGAGAGGACAGTGCTGCTGGGAGCCAGGGCTGTGGACAGGACCCGAATCTACTACAGGTTGCCCCAGCGGTACCACAAGGACTTGCTGGCAGATGTTGGCAAAAACGGAGCACCGAGGGGTGGTGGCCAGTGGACCCAGGGTGGAGGCTGCCCGCGGGGAGGCAAGAAGAAATAA